A region of the Desertifilum tharense IPPAS B-1220 genome:
GTCTTTCCGCATCCGAACTCGCATATCTTCTTCTTGCGGTTCGATGTGAATATCAGAAACGGCTTCCGTTAAGGCTTTCGCCAGAATTTGGTTAACGGTTTTGATGATAGGGGCGCTATCTGCCTCGTTGATGGCTTTGGAGAGGTCTTCCTGAGAAGGTTCGTCATCCTCAGCATCTTCTAAGGTCGTTTCAATTTGAGCAATATCGATTTCCAGAGATTCTGGATTGATTTTATTGGGGGCGGGTTGGCGCTTGACTTGCTCGTCGAGATATTTAGAGATAATCTGCTGAAAGTCTTCTTGGGTAATCACCATCCGCTGCATGGTGAATCCTTGAGGACGCAAAACGCGGTTAAGGTCATCTTGAGCGGCTAGGTTGTCAGGATCGACCATTGCAATCAGCACGCTGGGGGGCTGATTGTTGGATTTAGAAAGCGGGACTAGGCTGTAGCGGCGGCAGATATCAATCGGGATTAGGGTGTCAATCAGTTCGGTAACTTGATCGTTAGCAATTTCGCTGATTTCCGGGTCGAGCGAATCAACGCCGTAAAGGATTTTGAGTTCAAAGAGTTGTTGTTTTTTGTACTGGCGAACTAAATCTGGGGGAAGTTGCTGTCCTGTAAGGGCTTCAAGAACTTGGGTGAGCGGCCGACCTGATTTGCGACTTTCAACTAAAGCTTGCTGCATTTGGTCTACGTTAACGTAGCCAGACCGGACGAGCTTGTTACCAAATGGGGAAAGGTTATTCGCTGCAATGAGTGCTGTACTGGGAACGCGCCGCTGCGATGGAGAGTTAGTCATAGCGATAGCAGGTAAGGGTTTGATTAGGGATTCGGATTAACAGCGCTCCAGTGCCTAGCCCAGAAGAGGTTATCGAAGGATCGCCACGGGCAGTTGCAGAGTTCAGCGCCGCCTCTGTGCTACTATTATGCATACTACCCAAGACTAAAAGAAAAATAACACGGCAAGCCAATGGCTGAGGTTCGCACCGATTGTCTAGAACGCTTGGGAGATTGTTCGGCAAGGTTGCCTTAAACGTTTTATTATTAAGTTTTTATTAGAAAATTGCATCTTCGCAAAGGGGTTCGGGTACTGATGCTGCAATGCGCCCGCTAACCTTGGAGGCGATCGCGCTTTGAGGTTACTCTAAAGGTTAGTCTTAGCTTAAAAGCGATTAGATCGAGTTGAACGCGAAAACGCTACAATCAGAAGCGTTGTCCGTTAAACTCAAAGCTTTCTCAACAGACAATTGCTAAATGCAAGGCTCTCTAGAACAGTCATTGAGGCTCAATGCAGCACTCAACATCCAAGCTAGAAGTCTGGCAACGTAGGATTAGCGCATGATGATAGACGAAGAAAAACAGTTCGACAACACCCCCGACTCAACCAGCGAAGTCTCCGATCTGCCAGAAGATGCGACCGGGGTTTCGTCCTCAGACCCAGAGGAAGTGAGTGCAGCCGCATTCGAGGCCGAAGATGTGCCCATTGCTGAAGCGACAGCAGAACCAGCACTAGAGGAGCAAACCGCCCTAGATGCGGAAGCGTTGTTGGCGGAAGTTGCCCGCAAAGATGCCGAAGTAGAGACGCTCAAGGCTCAACTCAAAGACCTGAATAACCAGTCTATTCGGATCGCGGCAGACTTCGATAATTTTCGCAAGCGGACGCAAAAAGAAAAAGAAGAGTTTGAGCAACAGGTGAAATGCTCAACCCTCAAAGAGCTATTACCCGTTGTGGACAACTTTGAGCGGGCGCGATCGCAAATTAAGCCGCAAA
Encoded here:
- the grpE gene encoding nucleotide exchange factor GrpE: MIDEEKQFDNTPDSTSEVSDLPEDATGVSSSDPEEVSAAAFEAEDVPIAEATAEPALEEQTALDAEALLAEVARKDAEVETLKAQLKDLNNQSIRIAADFDNFRKRTQKEKEEFEQQVKCSTLKELLPVVDNFERARSQIKPQSEAEMSIHKSYQSVYKQLVDCLKRIGVSPMRSEGKEFDPNLHEAVMREATDQYEEGVVMEELMRGYLLGDRVLRHAMVKVAAAPEPGDTSTATETPTAEAENAG